From Carassius carassius chromosome 15, fCarCar2.1, whole genome shotgun sequence:
atataaatattttgtaacattataaatgtttttgtgattttttttatacaaccttaattaataaaagtattaattactgaaaaaaagaaaaacttagtGACTTAGAGAATGTTATCTCCAATTttccacaacaaaacaaaaattaagatttatttagCCAGTTAGTTATTGCAGTATAACatcttatttgtatatatatatatatataaaaattcgaaccaaataagatgtttatataatataatataatataatataatatataatataatataatataatataatataatataatatataaagtaaCCCTGTCTGATTATTTCcatgtaagaaaacaaacaaatccaTTTTTTCCTTTATCATGAGAGGATCAAAGTTGGAAAGAAAATCCAGTAGGCAGTAACTGATCATTTTTTAATGCAGGAAAAAGCCTAAACAGCAACACACTCCCTCCCTCTTCCTCAATTTTCACAAGCATCCATGTTTATATTTATAGCCATAACtaattacagtttctgttgtTGTATTTCATACATATGAGAGCATAAATACTCAATGACAGCTATGTGTATACTGTTTTTTACTCCGATATGTCAGTATGGCAAAAATACGCTAGCATCTGTCTTCCCACCTGACCAAAGAAGGGAAAGTTCTTAGGAAGCACTTGACATTTCACACATTCCTTACATTCCCCAAATAGAGTGAGGAGTACGCTGTACCATCTCTGCTCTTGCTGAAGAACGGCTAATCCAATAACAGGAAGCTGCAAATCGGTCAAAACACATTGTGGGCCGCAGTGGGCTTTCCATGCAGTCTTTACAAACAATAGCTCAACGATGGCAACAGTAAAAACAAAGTGCCACTAACAGAACCAGACAAAAAGCGAGCCTATTTTCATCCCTGTTCTCCTTGAGGAACAATTCTAGGCAGAATATAAACAGAATAGCATTGTCTCAAGTTTACTAATCATATTGGTTTGGGAAATACCCAAATAAGAGCTATGTTTCCAAGTAAGATCTCGCTGATGTTTGTGTACTCACCACCGATGGAGTTACACCTGGACGTGATCTCCCACAGCACCAGGGCCATGGAGTAGACATCGGTTTGCTTGAATGACTCGATGTTCTCAAGGTTGATCCTTGATTCCAGCACTTCTGGAGCCATGTACCTGGCTGTACCCACCTGACAATCAGATACAAAGGACACCTTTTATcaattttatattctttttttctgaatttcaTGACCATGTGAACACCGCATTTAGTAATACACTTCTTTTTCTACTTTTATCAGttatattattacttattattactcACAAATATATtccttatttttttcataaatctgaaaatattataactaataattattattcatatacaattataatgacattttatttatgtatttaaaaaaaatcttgattgTTATGACAATGCAAATATAGTATTATTATCATCCTCATCTAAACTataagaatataatataaaattactatGAATATGACATcacgtttatttattcatttattaataataaaaaaattaataataatgtaacttataaaaataaaaatgaattattatgaTTGTCATGACAACACAACTATATCATTATTActtgtaaacagtgttggggagtaactagttacatgtaacggcgttacgtaatttaattacaaaattattgtaactgtaattagttacagttactaagaaaaaatgagtaattaaattacagttacttatgaaattttttacgattacaaagtggattacatttgaatatttacacacatccacatacagatttaactgatgtctttcccaaattgcactgactattctgagacataccgccctaataatttccgagatgcggaaacacaagtctagtttgtagaatccagtcataaaaacggaatgcctaacgtggACGGAATAtggcacattttggatgactaaaagtaggtcagtacacttgaatccatttgcgaatccgccatttgataattaaatctctaataaatcatgaagtgttagtcatgactcgcgcgctctccgcgcctccgccaaacggtttggatcagactcagagtaatcaatgcgagagagagagagagagagagacagagagaaagagagagagagagagagagagagtatagagtggactgtggaagcgcacagctggagcagagaagcagaactactgttcagggtttcaggtcagtttcatctgtaaagatgcttttttgtctttgtttttttatttatttaatcaagcagcagcacgctgctcatcagtcatcactcaaaataggctactatataaaggacatcattattatctgtagtaatgttacagtagtaatttagctgaaaaacaatcagattttttttataggtttagggggagctacggacagacaacaacacaacccttacgaaaattaacgttttaatatattactataaatccagagaaaatagttactattgtttaactgtggtaaccaaaaatttaaaatgattttacaaattgagttatttaaaaataaatacaaatccatttgcaaaaaacaaaacaaaacaaggttattgtataggctaaaaaaagcatggtcaatttttgtaaggaaaacatgactcgtgtacagtattaggatttttctataaagatattgtagtattgtagagtattgtattgtaaagtatagttttgttcaatcttgagtattaaagtcatgagagagatggataacagggcaaaataaagagactgaagagaaaaatggaagtgaaggtgcagttcaggagagaacttttaattattttgcatgtccccaaattaaagatttaaaccttttttttatctcaggtccataccaaaaatagttttgtccatgaatttgtttgtatgagtttgaattttccagtctgattttttttcctagtccgcccctcctgtaaattaatggcaaagacatggtttcattttctacacataggactactgaagctcgcagtgttttcaacctctgctgcctcagtataggagtacacgagcacataaacataatttctagaactgctctgtgtcacttcatgtgcattttacttattttgaggaaactatcatcatatacaaagagacagcagtttaaaaaaaacaccaatgtttcaggagtttattacacagaatacgacacatgcttattagataactgtatttaagttgatgtatatgcttttatttattattctttaattttcacaaatttagaaaagtaatcaaaaagtactcaaaagtaattagttacattactttaataaagtaattgaaaaagttacactactattacattttaaacagggtaacttgtaatctgtaacattacatttccaaagtaaccttcccaacactgcttgtaAATCAAATTTATTATTTACTAACTTAATATATTTATCTATAACAAACTATTTCAATTATATGTATTGAcaacagaaatatatttttgtattattaatattattatttatggttttatcagtgttgttgttgttgttgttgttgttttgagggTACCAAGCtattttcatgtctttttttcccctttaactTCAAAACACTTCAGCTCACTTTATTACTTGACCTCACTTTAAAAGTAAAAAGGTCACACCAATCAATCAACAAACCTAAACTGTGATAATTAAACGTAACCTTAGCATTGAAGTTTAAACTCCCTTTGAACTATGTCTGATCTGAATGTTGACATACATCAGAGAACTCTGGTGTGGAGAGACGTCGCAGAGTCACGTGATTGTTAGCTAGTTTATTACTGATTCACTCGCTgcctttgttttttcattttcagcCCGTGAATCATAAATCTGAGCAGACCGTTTGAACAAAGGGCACACATACATAAAACGCACATGGTGAGATGCCTGAGGGGACTTTCCCTGCAAGTTATGACCTGACGTACCTGCCACTGTAAATCTGCACAATTCTAGGTATGGAACACGCCAACGCTTCACTTGACACTTACCAATCAATAAGAGCAAATGAATCTAGGTAGTCTTGTGCTGCACTGGGGTTGATAGAAAGTTTCAGTTAAGCTATAGGGGATAGACTCCATTAAAGTATCaggtttaaaatttaaaattaatttaaatcaaaatgttttttaatggagtctcttatgctcatcaaggctgtatttatttgattaaatatacagaaaaaaaatactacaatactattgtttttctgttttaatatactttaaaatagaatttattaagttgaattttcagcatcattactccagtcttcagtgtcacatgacccttcagaaatcattctaatatgctgatttattatcagtgctggaaacagttgtgctgcatcatgttttttttaaatttttttgcaaactgattttttttattttcttttatgaataataaattaaattattttctaaCCATATAAgcatttactatcactttttttatccatttaacacagcctagctgaataaaagtattcattactttaaaaaaaaagaaagaaagaaagaaaaaacatatactgactccaaacttttgaacggtagtgtatattgtaacacaagatttccattttgaataaatgctgtatttttattttttttatattcataaaagaatcaCAGGTTCCGAAAACgtcatgaagcagcacaactgtttccaacactgataataaatcagcaaataagaatgatttctgaaggatcatttcaTGGACGTTTGCTGCTGATCTCTTTCATTCTTATGTGTTTGCTGATTGGTGGATCTCaagttaaaattaaattcatGGTAGAAAAGTCttgaaataaattatacaaatcaACTGATTTCGCAGTAAAGAGAAAATATCTGACTTTAAGAAACCCGAGTGATGCACTCTATTGCATACTAGCGCATTTACATTCAATCTGAAGAAACTGAATTTATATTCTATACATGCAATGAAAACTACTggtcaaaataatttttggaataattacatttttttatgtttgtgattTCAGACTGTAATAATGGCTCCTGAAAATTCACCAGGaataaataccattttaaaatatattcaaacagaaaacagttattttgaattagtcataatatttcacaatattgctcttTTTACTTAATatatcatcaaataaatgcagccttggtgagggtcttctttcagaaacataaaaaaggtGTTTGATCGATAATGTAGAAGctctttatttactttataagacCTATGAAGATGAAATATTGTTGCATGACCCACCTGTCCACTGTTGGCCAAGTCATCCACTGACAGAGAGTTGTCAAGGCGGAGGCCAAGTCCAAAGTCACAGAGGCAACAAGTGAGGTCATTCTTCACCAGGATGTTTGAGCTCTTTAGATCTCGGTGGACGATGGGCACTTTGGGCCGCCCGCAAGGGGTGTGGTCACTATGCAAATGAGCCACACCCTGGGCCAGCGAGCCCCCGAGCAGCCGCAGGTCCTCCCAGCTGATGAGGTGTCGAGTTAGGTACTCCTGCAGGTTCCCGCGTGGATGATAGGCGGTGATCAGCCAGTACTGTTTCTCCACCTTCCTCTCCTCGGCTGTCAGGAAGTGTAGGATGTTCTCGTGCTTCAGATTGATGTCCGAGAAAATTTCCTTTTCATTCTTCCAGGACGCGTACTCTTCATAAGGGAAGATTTTCACCGCCACCGTCTCGAACTGTTCTGAGGGGCTTTGTCTCAGCTTGGCTTTGTACACCTCGGCGAAGCGGCCCTTACCCACCTGAAGGTCCAGCTCGATGGGCAGAGGTTCTGTGTTGTGGTTGAGGTTGTTGGCGTGTGTGGAGCTGCTGTCAGAGCGGTCGTCGTCCATCATGATGGCACAGGCGTCGCTACAGTCCAGCGGGCCTTTGGGGCCCTTGCGTTTGGACGGCTTCTTGGTCTCCCACTCATCGAGTTTGCGGCGACGGTACATGCGGTACCAGTAGAAGGAGGCGATGACCAGCACAGCCAGAACAAGGAGGGGCAACAAACTGACCAGGATCACCAACACCACCTGATTATTTGTAGGGTCCGGACCTAAAGCTGGAGAGAAAGCAGAAGGATGTCAATATTTGCCACAGCACAGCACAGGACAAATGCATATTAAAACAACTTATTTGCATACTTATGAACCAAtgcactgtataaaaaaaaaaaaaaaaaaaaaaaaaaacccaccaacaTTCTGCATACAGGAAAATCTGATAAATTTGAATCGATTATAAATCAAGCACGTTTAGACAAACAATATTCCCCCAAATGTCTCAATTATCCTAAAAGAGTTGTCTGAACAAACAATGCCATTATTGGCTTTCCAAATTGGTTTTCTTCAGGAGGCGGACACTTCAGAGTTTACCTCATATTAACTGTGTAAGACAGAAAAGATGAGAAATCAATATGTGTTGTGTTGCTAATCGATCATTTGTTAAACAAGAAATCTTTAACTGACCTGACAGCAATTTATTGGCTGAGGGCATTTCGctgatattttgtatttaatgaatGATCAAATTCAAATTGGCTAAACAATATAGTATTACTGGAAACATTTCTAAATGTaggtaaatgaataaaaagtaaataaataaactaaaatgttgTGACATTACAATgaaagtattaaaacaataaacaacCAATTCTATTATTATTGTGATCAAATCCAATTTGACTGAACAAAGCGATCACTGGGAACatttgaaaaagtaaataaattattaaatgtgatATATGCAATCTAGTCAAAGGTAGTGATGCTTTGTGTCCTCGAGCAAAGTATACTGGAAGTCACTTTGGGTGGAAGGATCTATTAATTGACTACTCCGCAGAGAAGTCCAGAATTTAGAGCCATTTGAAATAGCAGCCATAACCATCTAGTTACCTAGTACCCAGGTTGACTGAACTCCTAATCATTAACCCAGTTTGTGAGCAGACAGTTTTTTCCTGCCACACCAGGAAGCTTGAGCAAATCTCACACTGTAAGAGTCTGTTCTGTGACTTCATCTTTCAAGGCAAAGTTTACACTGCTACGACGTGCGCCTGCCAACCCGAGGACTGGCTTGGAAGCCCGAACACTGCACGTTCAATCCAGAGACAAAGTGAGAGTTGCCAACTACGTGGGCAGAGAGTGGAGTCAGTGTTTCGTCTGTCTGCATTCTTCCATCAAATACACAGACACGCCTTATCATTGAGACACAGACATAAAAAGAACAGAAATGGATACACGACACTGGGAGAAGAAAACCGTCAAAAAATGCCAATGCGTTTGGCAGACAGAACAGACAGCAAACACATGCAAAAAGCATAGACGTGTGGTGCAGAGGGAACACTCAACTCTTCACATACAGTGGCAGAAACCTCTTCTCGAGCCAAACAACCAATATAAACATGCATGAAATCACAGCACCTTTTCCAGCCACATAAAACAGGATGCCAGTCACACTGCTCCAGTCCATGACACTATCAGCTAATAAGAGGCACTTTTCTGCAGGCTCTACTGTTAAACACATCACTGTACATCTGTGCCAGGGTCTTAACAAGAATCAAGTGGATTACGCGTTCCAAAACCTCTGACTCACAAGTTAatctattaaaatgtaattgcttCTTGTGACCATTAGACATGTTTCTCATTAGTGCATTAGCAAACACCGCTATTACTGCCATTACTCACACTTACTGGAAAAGGATTCATTAAGAATGCAGAATTTATCTGCAGCATATTGGGTTTTTAATTTTAGAGTGTTGGTCGATTGtggatatttaattaatttctgcCTATGTTTACATGACCTTTGCCTTCCTATAGCTCAAACAGTATAAAGTAtggtgctaattaaaaaaaatgtgtagtttAAATGCAGTCCAAGCCACTGTGCATCagccaaatgcataaaaaataaagccATGAAGAGCTATATGGCTTGAAACATCACTGTTGGTGAGAActtgtatataaaatgtatgagTAAAAaactgcatgatataaactcgcaattgtgagttataaagtattGTGTGAAATAAagatgcaattctgagaaataaagtcagaattgcaaaataaaaacacaactgtgGCATCTTTTCACGGAATTGCAAGTTtatgtcttgcaattctgactttataacacacaTTTCCGATTTTATGAAGTAAATAATAAAGTTTGTATCTATTTTATCCAACTATTATTCTGACTTTATTCTTACAATTGCTAGTTTATATACTgctattctgactttataactagcaattgtgagtttatatcacacaatcgCAGAATAGCgataaaaaagtcagaattgtgaaataaaaacttAATTCAGTGGCATAAACGGGATTCCATATTGGTGGGTCAGcgttttcctttttatttattgatttttttgcaTGCTGGATGTGTGTGCTTTTTGTCTAGTTTTTACAAACAAATCTGCTTTTTTATGTTGTATTACTAAATTCCCTTTTGGCATATAGTTTGTAGTGTTTTTTTCGTTTTTCTTTGATAAAACATTATAGAATTAAATTTTTGCTTTcagctattttcattttttaatgacatttctgtttttgttttttcaaaagctttccatgacttttccagttAACAAACTCTCAGAACATGAGGTTTCAAATATTCCTTAAGCTTATCAATGCAGACCAGCCAATTCTCTCCACCCTCTTGCGTACTAACGATCAACGGCAAACAAGCTTCGACCTGCTTTCATTTGCTGGGCACATTGTGTACTTGCTTTACTtttgaaaaatgtcagaattcaAAGTGAGGATTCCCATATATACGTTACTGCCTTTTGGATCCCTGTCCTGATGTGAGTTTAGATTACTGCCAGACT
This genomic window contains:
- the tgfbr2b gene encoding TGF-beta receptor type-2 isoform X2, encoding MIAVLMEQYWLSLLCCCSFLISSVVMDRSGVDEMHSLKKQFSQLCKFCDVEASNCKGTGTCESNCSITSICSYADEVCVAIWSDSNNTIETLCHKPSKPLYGIMLENYNNTKCEMKKRMSNIGPFHICSCNEEECNDMLMFTLPLGPDPTNNQVVLVILVSLLPLLVLAVLVIASFYWYRMYRRRKLDEWETKKPSKRKGPKGPLDCSDACAIMMDDDRSDSSSTHANNLNHNTEPLPIELDLQVGKGRFAEVYKAKLRQSPSEQFETVAVKIFPYEEYASWKNEKEIFSDINLKHENILHFLTAEERKVEKQYWLITAYHPRGNLQEYLTRHLISWEDLRLLGGSLAQGVAHLHSDHTPCGRPKVPIVHRDLKSSNILVKNDLTCCLCDFGLGLRLDNSLSVDDLANSGQVGTARYMAPEVLESRINLENIESFKQTDVYSMALVLWEITSRCNSIGEVKDYEPPFGSKVREHPCVESMKDNVLRDRGRPEIPNSWMKHQGVAAVCSTINECWDHDPEARLTAHCVAERFSEMDDDLDKLSTCSSSEEKILEDCSVSVSDDK
- the tgfbr2b gene encoding TGF-beta receptor type-2 isoform X1, coding for MHSLKKQFSQLCKFCDVEASNCKGTGTCESNCSITSICSYADEVCVAIWSDSNNTIETLCHKPSKPLYGIMLENYNNTKCEMKKRMSNIGPFHICSCNEEECNDMLMFTLPLGPDPTNNQVVLVILVSLLPLLVLAVLVIASFYWYRMYRRRKLDEWETKKPSKRKGPKGPLDCSDACAIMMDDDRSDSSSTHANNLNHNTEPLPIELDLQVGKGRFAEVYKAKLRQSPSEQFETVAVKIFPYEEYASWKNEKEIFSDINLKHENILHFLTAEERKVEKQYWLITAYHPRGNLQEYLTRHLISWEDLRLLGGSLAQGVAHLHSDHTPCGRPKVPIVHRDLKSSNILVKNDLTCCLCDFGLGLRLDNSLSVDDLANSGQVGTARYMAPEVLESRINLENIESFKQTDVYSMALVLWEITSRCNSIGEVKDYEPPFGSKVREHPCVESMKDNVLRDRGRPEIPNSWMKHQGVAAVCSTINECWDHDPEARLTAHCVAERFSEMDDDLDKLSTCSSSEEKILEDCSVSVSDDK